One segment of Penaeus vannamei isolate JL-2024 chromosome 3, ASM4276789v1, whole genome shotgun sequence DNA contains the following:
- the LOC113827665 gene encoding uncharacterized protein isoform X2, producing MRSLALTLAVLVATTHAALLNGLDHHDHHDHHHDHHHDFELATGEESKIANARINELFEGLARSEFSRTPVDMPTMTDIPTEISFSCAGKLPGYYADVQYDCQLYHVCEAHDMTSYLCPNGTIFNQEIFACDWWFSVDCSAAPNYYHLNEQIYKDPEVEETAEGQEQQASSPAEGRRDQTFSFGPFRARRDARE from the exons ATGAGGTCCCTGGCGCTCACCCTCGCCGTCTTAGTGGCCACA ACGCACGCCGCTCTTCTGAACGGCTtggaccaccacgaccaccacgaccaccaccacgaccaccaccacgactTCGAGCTGGCGACGGGCGAGGAGAGCAAGATCGCCAATGCGAGGATCAACGAACTCTTCGAGGGACTCGCCAGATCGGAATTCAGCAGGACG CCCGTGGACATGCCGACGATGACTGACATCCCGACAGAGATCTCATTCTCATGCGCAGGGAAGTTGCCCGGATATTATGCTGACGTTCAGTATGACTGTCAG CTGTACCACGTCTGCGAAGCCCACGACATGACCTCGTACCTCTGCCCCAACGGTACGATCTTCAACCAGGAGATCTTCGCCTGCGACTGGTGGTTCAGCGTCGACTGTTCCGCGGCGCCCAACTACTACCACTTGAATGAGCAGATTTACAAG GACCCCGAGGTGGAAGAGACCGCAGAGGGCCAAGAGCAGCAGGCGAGCTCTCCCGCAGAAGGAAGACGCGACCAGACCTTCAGTTTCG GGCCTTTCCGCGCCCGACGAGACGCCCGAGAGTAG
- the LOC113827665 gene encoding uncharacterized protein isoform X1, translating to MRSLALTLAVLVATTHAALLNGLDHHDHHDHHHDHHHDFELATGEESKIANARINELFEGLARSEFSRTPVDMPTMTDIPTEISFSCAGKLPGYYADVQYDCQLYHVCEAHDMTSYLCPNGTIFNQEIFACDWWFSVDCSAAPNYYHLNEQIYKDPEVEETAEGQEQQASSPAEGRRDQTFSFGKARVEDPFAAIFQGLSAPDETPESSAKVESVAAPEQASFFIPVPASAQNREKTASQLSDYLPPTQDYLPPSNDYLPPTQDYLPPPGDYLPPSSS from the exons ATGAGGTCCCTGGCGCTCACCCTCGCCGTCTTAGTGGCCACA ACGCACGCCGCTCTTCTGAACGGCTtggaccaccacgaccaccacgaccaccaccacgaccaccaccacgactTCGAGCTGGCGACGGGCGAGGAGAGCAAGATCGCCAATGCGAGGATCAACGAACTCTTCGAGGGACTCGCCAGATCGGAATTCAGCAGGACG CCCGTGGACATGCCGACGATGACTGACATCCCGACAGAGATCTCATTCTCATGCGCAGGGAAGTTGCCCGGATATTATGCTGACGTTCAGTATGACTGTCAG CTGTACCACGTCTGCGAAGCCCACGACATGACCTCGTACCTCTGCCCCAACGGTACGATCTTCAACCAGGAGATCTTCGCCTGCGACTGGTGGTTCAGCGTCGACTGTTCCGCGGCGCCCAACTACTACCACTTGAATGAGCAGATTTACAAG GACCCCGAGGTGGAAGAGACCGCAGAGGGCCAAGAGCAGCAGGCGAGCTCTCCCGCAGAAGGAAGACGCGACCAGACCTTCAGTTTCGGTAAGGCTCGTGTGGAGGACCCCTTCGCTGCCATCTTCCAG GGCCTTTCCGCGCCCGACGAGACGCCCGAGAGTAGCGCCAAGGTGGAGTCCGTGGCCGCCCCTGAGCAGGCGTCCTTCTTCATCCCCGTCCCTGCGTCAGCACAGAACCGGGAAAAGACCGCCAGCCAGCTCAGCGACTACCTGCCCCCCACACAGgactacctccccccttccaatgACTACTTGCCGCCTACCCAGGACTACCTCCCCCCGCCCGGAGActaccttcctccctcgtcttcctGA